One stretch of Mycobacterium riyadhense DNA includes these proteins:
- a CDS encoding cellulase family glycosylhydrolase yields MRIYLCRAGTFAVVATLIAALTVFGGVPYAAPRQVSATSTGPALPLTNTGTWITGADGRVVVLHGMNQVYKVPPYTPSADGFGASDAEFLATYGFNAMRLGVIWKAVEPQPGVYDDTYLASIAQTVQILAANGIVSLLDFHQDLYNELFQGEGAPDWAVQTGGLPNPQLGFSLNNYLNPAENYAWGAFWRNVPASDGVGLQDHLGGSIAHTAAYFLNNPNVLGYEVWNEPWPGPIWLPCVNPITGCILFDSTRLTDFYNRVVPTIRAANPTAPVFFEPNTIFNVGIRTNLRSVNDPHTVFAFHDYCITPTQQPPLYQICIVEDEFVFNHAKNYANKHGIPQLMTEFGATEELKVIAEVMCHADDHKIGWLYWAYTGNDKTSVSPNGQAVVINPALPKTGDNVNWAKLKTLATPYPQVVAGTPTSWSFTSGILRLSYSTERADGQGRFAPGTQTVISVPQIWYPNGYRVTVTGGQVASAPGAPQLIVLANQNASTVNVVVQTT; encoded by the coding sequence GTGCGCATCTACCTTTGCCGCGCGGGCACGTTTGCCGTGGTCGCCACGCTGATCGCCGCGCTGACGGTCTTCGGCGGCGTGCCGTACGCCGCTCCCCGCCAGGTGTCTGCAACGAGCACCGGACCGGCGCTGCCACTCACCAACACCGGCACCTGGATCACCGGCGCCGACGGACGCGTGGTCGTGCTGCACGGGATGAATCAGGTGTACAAGGTGCCGCCGTATACGCCCTCCGCCGACGGGTTCGGAGCCTCCGACGCAGAATTCCTCGCCACCTACGGCTTCAACGCGATGCGGTTGGGCGTCATCTGGAAGGCCGTGGAGCCGCAGCCCGGCGTCTACGACGACACATACCTGGCCTCGATCGCGCAGACCGTGCAGATACTGGCGGCCAACGGTATTGTCAGCCTGCTCGACTTTCACCAGGACTTGTACAACGAGCTGTTCCAGGGCGAGGGTGCGCCGGACTGGGCCGTGCAAACGGGCGGGCTGCCCAACCCGCAACTGGGCTTCTCGCTGAACAACTACCTCAACCCGGCCGAGAACTATGCGTGGGGCGCTTTCTGGCGAAATGTCCCGGCGTCGGACGGGGTCGGGCTGCAGGACCATCTCGGCGGGTCTATTGCGCACACCGCGGCTTACTTTCTCAATAACCCGAACGTCCTAGGCTACGAGGTGTGGAACGAGCCATGGCCGGGCCCGATATGGCTGCCGTGTGTGAACCCGATCACCGGCTGCATCCTGTTCGACTCGACGAGGCTGACCGACTTCTACAACCGGGTGGTGCCGACGATTCGCGCCGCCAACCCGACAGCGCCGGTGTTCTTCGAGCCGAACACGATCTTCAACGTGGGCATCCGCACCAACCTTCGTTCGGTGAACGACCCGCACACCGTGTTCGCATTCCACGACTACTGCATTACTCCCACCCAGCAGCCACCGCTATATCAGATCTGCATCGTGGAGGACGAGTTCGTCTTCAACCACGCCAAGAACTACGCGAACAAACACGGTATCCCCCAGCTGATGACGGAATTCGGTGCCACCGAAGAACTCAAGGTGATCGCCGAGGTGATGTGCCACGCCGACGATCACAAGATCGGCTGGCTGTACTGGGCGTATACCGGCAACGACAAGACGAGCGTATCACCGAACGGGCAGGCAGTGGTCATCAACCCAGCACTGCCGAAGACCGGCGACAATGTCAACTGGGCCAAGCTCAAGACACTCGCCACACCCTACCCGCAGGTGGTCGCCGGCACCCCGACGTCCTGGTCGTTCACCTCGGGCATATTGCGGCTCAGTTACTCGACCGAACGGGCCGACGGCCAGGGACGCTTCGCCCCCGGCACACAAACGGTCATCTCGGTGCCGCAGATCTGGTACCCGAACGGCTACCGAGTGACGGTCACTGGTGGCCAGGTAGCCTCCGCCCCCGGCGCCCCCCAACTGATCGTGCTGGCGAACCAGAACGCAAGCACAGTCAACGTCGTCGTACAGACGACGTAA
- a CDS encoding PE family protein: MAFVIASPEILAAAAADLSVVGSTIGRATAVAVGATTVVRSAAADEVSTAIAELFSQHGLDYQMLAARVAVFHEDFTRALAVGGQVYGQAEAANVRGLVLDVVNAPTEAVFGRALIGNGADGASGPVGQPGGAGGLLFGSGGNGGNSTNPGAAGGAGGSAGLIGDGGIGGSGGAGGAGGAGGRGGWLLGSGGVGGSGGAASAGVAGAGGAGGYAPLIGHGGSGGAGGAGGGTGGAGGDGGRLLGIGGAGGTGGTGADGATGGTGGNGSAGGAGGAGGPGGDGGLLGVGGAGGTGGTGGGGGDGGIGLASQRGGNGATGGNGGPGGAGGHALIGAGGAAGAGGDGGLGGAGGAGGAGGGWVGGDGGSGGNGGTSGAGGVGGRALLGVGGATGAGGTGGQGGIGGIGGIGGEGAAGAAGGGTGGNGFNGGAGGHGGNGGNAVAGGTNGTGGAGGTGGQGGQGGQGGAGSSSAGGQGGTGGSGGAAGLGGQVGTGGSGGSGGSAGSGGQGGQGGTGGMGDTGAVGAVGGGTGGTGYNGGAGGQGGQGGLGNGGTNGTGGVGGTGGQGGQGGQGGVGSSSAGGQGGTGGSGGAAGLGGQVGTGGSGGSGGSAGTGGQGGTGGNGGNAGGVGATGTDGNPAGIGSTGFSGGAGGTGGTGGDANGGTAGTGGTGGNGGNGGQGGTGGTGIGSVGGGGGTGGVGGAAGAGGAPGNGGGGSQGVGGIGGAGGIGGTGGTGGNGDAGGVGSAGGSGYAGGPGGTGGAGGAANGGTAGVGGRGGDGGQGGTGGDGGAGSGSAGGNGGNGGNGGTAGTGGAAGSGGGGSAGLSGTGGTGGTGGSGGKGGAGSTGSAGGGTGGTGYAGGTGGTGGTGGTANGGTAGNGGNGGKGGEGGEGGEGGTGVGYGVAGGTGGDGGTGGAAGTAGAAGVGGGGNSGTGGTGGTGGTGGTGGIGDTGTAGAAGDGTGGTGFNGGQGGHGGQGGSGYGGTNGTGGTGGTGGQGGQGGQGGEGSGSVGGQGGTGGTGGTAGLGGQAGSGGSGGSGGSAGTGGQGGTGGTGGTGGTGTAGAAGGGTGGIGFNGGAGGHGGQGGSGNGGTNGTGGAGGQGGQGGQGGQGGAGDNGVGGQGGTGGTGGVAGLGGQVGTGGGGGNQGSVGTGGQGGIGGTGGNGAAGANGAAGGFGGATGYDGGAGGAGGQGGSGNGGTNGTGGIGGTGGNGGNGGAGGTGVGYAVAGGTGGNGGAGGAAGTGGAVGTGGSGGASGSAGTGGTGGTGGTGGNGDTGTTGGGTGKSGGNGGDGGNGGTAGNGGTAGNGGIGGQGGTGGAGGGGTTTSPGGIGGTGGQGGAGGTGGTAAGTGTGGNGGRGGAGGTAGTGGAGADATASAGAGSNGGGGGTGGQGGAGGAAGIGGTSGTDGIPGNGGIGGDGANGGQGGNGATGAQGSLSTIDGGSGGNGGSGGQGGAGGAAGGTGATGGNGGNGGNGANGGTPGNGINNVAGPGQSGGPGGNGGNGGSGGDAGAGGAAGSGGGTAGTSGTAGNGTNGGTGGQGGKSGTGYQGGNGGNGGNGGAGVNGSAGGDAGNGGAGGQGGSGEEGSATDHGGSGGSGGNGGNGGSASDGGIAGNGGNGGKGGQGGDGGSFPNENAGNGGQGGAGGSGGAGGTGTGGSTGGNGGNAGTGGTGGTGGQTEQNDVNAGQGGQGGAGGTGGEGGAASGGGNAGTGGTGGNGGNGGTGGLSSSGTAGGGTGGTGGNGGDGGKGGTATGNGGGNGGAGGNGGTAGQGGPGGQVNGSSGIGGSGGIGGTGGTGGNGGGGAAGINGSGVDGGPGGVGGNAGDGGDGGHGGSGQSGSVKGGSGGNGGMAGNGGVGGTGGTGGSADTSGTSSGDGGNGGNGGNGGDGGNGGNGGTSTGTGGAAGTGGTSTDTGGAAGTGGLAGSATSGATTGSAGSDGSDGSDGVDGSDGQPG, translated from the coding sequence ATGGCCTTTGTGATCGCATCCCCGGAAATCTTGGCAGCGGCGGCTGCGGATTTGTCGGTTGTTGGTTCGACGATCGGCCGGGCTACTGCGGTGGCTGTGGGTGCGACGACGGTGGTGCGCAGTGCTGCCGCTGATGAGGTGTCGACCGCGATTGCGGAGTTGTTTTCCCAGCATGGGTTGGACTATCAGATGTTGGCGGCGCGGGTGGCGGTGTTTCATGAGGATTTCACGCGGGCGTTGGCTGTGGGTGGGCAGGTGTATGGGCAGGCTGAGGCAGCCAATGTCCGCGGCTTGGTCCTTGATGTGGTGAATGCGCCGACGGAGGCGGTCTTTGGGCGTGCATTGATCGGTAATGGTGCTGATGGGGCTAGTGGGCCGGTGGGCCAGCCGGGCGGAGCGGGTGGGCTGTTGTTCGGCAGCGGCGGCAATGGTGGCAATAGCACCAATCCCGGGGCGGCCGGCGGTGCGGGCGGCTCTGCCGGGCTGATCGGCGACGGCGGTATTGGCGGGAGCGGCGGGGCAGGCGGGGCAGGCGGTGCAGGTGGGCGTGGTGGCTGGCTGTTGGGGTCCGGCGGGGTCGGTGGGAGCGGTGGCGCTGCGAGTGCTGGGGTTGCCGGTGCCGGTGGGGCAGGTGGTTACGCCCCGTTGATCGGCCATGGCGGATCCGGCGGCGCCGGTGGCGCCGGCGGTGGCACCGGTGGCGCCGGCGGAGATGGTGGGCGGCTGCTTGGTATCGGCGGCGCCGGCGGGACAGGCGGGACTGGTGCCGATGGCGCTACCGGTGGTACCGGCGGGAATGGCAGCGCCGGCGGTGCCGGCGGCGCGGGCGGACCTGGCGGTGACGGTGGTTTGTTGGGGGTCGGTGGGGCCGGCGGCACGGGCGGCACCGGCGGTGGCGGCGGCGATGGCGGAATCGGCTTGGCCAGCCAGCGCGGTGGCAACGGTGCGACCGGCGGCAACGGCGGACCCGGCGGGGCCGGAGGACACGCGTTGATCGGGGCCGGCGGGGCCGCTGGAGCCGGCGGCGACGGTGGGCTGGGAGGGGCCGGCGGGGCCGGCGGTGCGGGCGGCGGCTGGGTAGGCGGCGACGGCGGTAGCGGCGGCAATGGCGGCACGTCCGGGGCCGGCGGCGTCGGCGGCAGGGCGCTTCTCGGGGTCGGCGGGGCCACTGGCGCCGGCGGCACAGGCGGCCAAGGTGGCATCGGTGGCATCGGCGGCATCGGCGGCGAAGGCGCTGCGGGCGCGGCCGGTGGTGGTACAGGCGGCAACGGCTTTAATGGCGGTGCCGGTGGCCACGGCGGCAACGGCGGCAACGCCGTCGCGGGCGGCACCAACGGCACTGGCGGCGCCGGAGGCACCGGCGGGCAAGGTGGACAAGGCGGCCAGGGCGGTGCGGGCAGTAGCAGCGCCGGCGGCCAAGGCGGCACCGGCGGCAGCGGCGGGGCGGCGGGACTCGGCGGACAGGTAGGCACCGGTGGCAGCGGCGGCAGTGGCGGCAGCGCGGGCAGCGGCGGGCAAGGCGGGCAAGGCGGCACAGGTGGCATGGGTGACACCGGCGCCGTCGGCGCCGTCGGCGGCGGTACCGGCGGCACCGGCTACAACGGCGGGGCCGGCGGCCAGGGCGGTCAAGGGGGGTTGGGCAACGGTGGCACCAACGGCACCGGCGGTGTCGGAGGCACCGGCGGCCAAGGCGGACAAGGGGGCCAAGGTGGTGTAGGCAGCAGCAGCGCCGGCGGCCAAGGCGGCACCGGCGGCAGCGGCGGGGCGGCGGGACTCGGCGGACAGGTAGGCACCGGTGGCAGCGGCGGCAGTGGCGGCAGCGCGGGCACCGGCGGGCAAGGGGGCACCGGCGGCAACGGCGGCAACGCCGGTGGTGTCGGGGCGACTGGCACCGACGGCAACCCAGCCGGCATCGGCAGCACCGGCTTTAGCGGTGGCGCAGGCGGCACCGGCGGCACCGGCGGCGACGCCAACGGCGGAACCGCCGGCACCGGCGGCACGGGCGGCAACGGGGGCAACGGCGGCCAAGGCGGCACCGGCGGTACCGGCATCGGCTCTGTCGGCGGCGGTGGCGGGACCGGCGGCGTCGGCGGCGCAGCCGGGGCTGGTGGTGCCCCCGGCAACGGCGGCGGCGGCAGCCAGGGCGTTGGGGGTATCGGCGGCGCCGGCGGCATTGGCGGCACCGGCGGCACCGGTGGCAACGGAGACGCGGGCGGTGTGGGCAGCGCGGGCGGCAGCGGCTACGCGGGCGGCCCCGGCGGCACCGGCGGCGCCGGCGGCGCCGCCAACGGAGGTACCGCTGGCGTTGGCGGCCGCGGCGGTGACGGCGGCCAGGGCGGCACCGGCGGGGACGGCGGCGCGGGCAGCGGTTCAGCCGGCGGGAACGGCGGCAACGGCGGCAACGGCGGCACCGCAGGCACCGGAGGTGCGGCCGGTAGCGGCGGAGGCGGAAGCGCGGGCCTAAGCGGCACCGGCGGCACCGGCGGCACTGGCGGCAGCGGCGGCAAAGGCGGTGCCGGCAGCACCGGCAGCGCGGGCGGCGGCACCGGTGGGACCGGATACGCGGGCGGCACCGGGGGTACCGGCGGTACGGGCGGCACTGCCAACGGAGGGACTGCCGGCAACGGCGGCAATGGCGGCAAAGGAGGCGAGGGAGGCGAAGGCGGCGAGGGCGGCACCGGGGTGGGCTACGGCGTGGCCGGCGGTACCGGCGGCGATGGCGGCACCGGCGGCGCTGCGGGCACCGCAGGTGCGGCCGGCGTGGGCGGCGGTGGGAACTCAGGTACCGGTGGTACCGGTGGTACCGGTGGTACCGGTGGTACGGGTGGCATTGGCGACACCGGCACCGCCGGCGCGGCCGGCGACGGCACGGGCGGCACCGGCTTTAACGGTGGCCAAGGCGGTCACGGTGGCCAAGGCGGGTCGGGCTACGGTGGCACCAATGGCACCGGCGGCACCGGCGGCACCGGGGGCCAAGGCGGCCAGGGCGGCCAAGGCGGCGAGGGCAGTGGCAGTGTCGGCGGGCAAGGCGGCACCGGAGGCACCGGCGGTACGGCGGGACTCGGTGGCCAGGCGGGCAGCGGCGGCAGCGGCGGCAGCGGCGGAAGCGCGGGCACCGGCGGACAAGGCGGCACCGGCGGCACTGGCGGCACTGGCGGCACTGGCACCGCCGGCGCGGCTGGCGGTGGCACCGGCGGCATCGGCTTTAACGGCGGTGCCGGTGGCCACGGCGGCCAAGGTGGGTCGGGCAATGGTGGCACCAATGGCACCGGCGGCGCCGGCGGGCAAGGCGGCCAAGGTGGGCAAGGTGGCCAAGGCGGCGCGGGCGATAACGGTGTCGGCGGCCAAGGCGGCACCGGTGGCACCGGTGGTGTTGCGGGCCTTGGCGGCCAGGTGGGCACCGGCGGTGGAGGCGGCAACCAGGGCAGCGTGGGCACCGGTGGGCAAGGCGGCATCGGCGGCACCGGAGGCAACGGCGCCGCCGGTGCCAACGGCGCGGCCGGCGGCTTCGGCGGCGCCACCGGTTACGACGGCGGCGCCGGCGGCGCTGGCGGTCAAGGTGGGTCAGGCAATGGCGGCACGAACGGCACCGGTGGCATTGGCGGCACCGGCGGCAACGGCGGCAACGGCGGTGCCGGCGGCACCGGTGTGGGATACGCCGTAGCCGGCGGAACTGGCGGCAACGGTGGCGCCGGCGGTGCCGCTGGCACCGGCGGCGCGGTCGGCACCGGCGGAAGTGGCGGCGCGAGCGGCAGCGCGGGTACCGGCGGCACCGGCGGCACCGGCGGCACCGGCGGCAACGGCGACACCGGCACCACCGGGGGCGGAACCGGGAAGTCGGGCGGGAACGGCGGTGATGGCGGCAACGGCGGAACCGCTGGCAACGGCGGAACCGCTGGCAATGGCGGAATCGGCGGCCAGGGCGGCACCGGCGGCGCCGGCGGCGGCGGCACTACCACCAGCCCCGGCGGCATCGGAGGCACCGGCGGGCAAGGCGGCGCCGGCGGCACCGGAGGCACCGCCGCAGGTACCGGTACCGGCGGCAACGGCGGCCGAGGCGGTGCCGGAGGTACCGCCGGCACCGGCGGCGCCGGCGCGGATGCCACCGCGTCCGCCGGCGCCGGCAGCAACGGCGGTGGTGGCGGCACCGGCGGGCAAGGCGGCGCGGGCGGTGCAGCAGGAATCGGCGGAACCAGCGGGACCGACGGAATCCCTGGTAACGGCGGTATCGGCGGCGATGGTGCCAACGGCGGCCAGGGCGGTAACGGCGCCACCGGAGCCCAAGGCAGCCTGAGCACCATCGACGGCGGTAGCGGCGGTAACGGTGGTAGCGGGGGGCAGGGCGGCGCCGGAGGCGCCGCTGGCGGTACTGGCGCAACTGGCGGCAACGGCGGTAACGGCGGTAACGGCGCCAACGGCGGCACCCCCGGAAACGGCATCAACAACGTCGCTGGTCCCGGTCAATCCGGTGGCCCCGGCGGCAACGGCGGCAACGGCGGCAGCGGCGGCGATGCCGGTGCGGGCGGCGCGGCCGGCAGCGGCGGCGGCACCGCAGGCACAAGTGGGACCGCCGGCAACGGCACCAACGGCGGCACCGGCGGCCAGGGCGGCAAAAGCGGCACCGGTTACCAGGGGGGCAACGGCGGCAACGGCGGCAACGGCGGCGCCGGCGTCAACGGTAGCGCTGGCGGCGACGCCGGCAATGGCGGCGCCGGCGGCCAAGGCGGCTCTGGCGAAGAGGGATCCGCGACCGACCACGGCGGCAGCGGCGGCAGCGGCGGCAACGGCGGCAACGGCGGATCCGCGAGTGACGGCGGCATCGCGGGCAACGGCGGCAACGGCGGAAAAGGCGGCCAAGGCGGGGACGGCGGCAGCTTTCCCAATGAGAACGCCGGCAATGGCGGCCAAGGTGGTGCGGGTGGTTCCGGTGGGGCTGGCGGGACCGGAACCGGTGGCAGCACCGGCGGCAATGGCGGCAACGCCGGCACCGGCGGTACCGGTGGCACCGGCGGCCAAACGGAACAAAACGATGTCAACGCGGGACAAGGCGGGCAGGGTGGGGCTGGCGGTACCGGCGGTGAGGGCGGAGCTGCGTCGGGCGGCGGCAACGCCGGCACGGGCGGCACCGGCGGCAATGGCGGCAATGGCGGCACCGGCGGCCTTAGCTCCAGCGGGACGGCTGGCGGAGGCACGGGCGGCACGGGCGGCAATGGTGGCGACGGCGGCAAGGGCGGAACCGCCACCGGCAATGGCGGCGGTAATGGCGGTGCCGGCGGCAACGGCGGCACCGCCGGCCAAGGGGGGCCTGGTGGGCAAGTCAACGGTAGCTCCGGCATTGGTGGTTCCGGCGGGATCGGCGGAACCGGTGGCACCGGCGGCAACGGAGGTGGCGGGGCGGCCGGGATCAACGGCTCCGGGGTCGACGGCGGGCCCGGCGGTGTCGGTGGGAACGCCGGCGATGGAGGCGACGGCGGTCACGGCGGTAGCGGTCAGTCCGGCTCTGTCAAAGGCGGTAGTGGCGGCAACGGCGGCATGGCCGGTAACGGCGGAGTCGGCGGCACTGGCGGCACCGGCGGCTCCGCCGACACGTCGGGTACCAGCAGTGGCGACGGCGGCAACGGCGGCAACGGCGGCAACGGCGGCGACGGCGGCAACGGCGGCAACGGCGGCACCAGCACCGGCACCGGGGGAGCTGCAGGCACCGGCGGCACCAGCACCGACACCGGTGGAGCTGCAGGCACCGGCGGCCTCGCCGGCTCGGCCACCAGCGGCGCCACCACCGGGAGCGCCGGCAGCGACGGCAGCGACGGCTCCGACGGGGTCGACGGCTCGGATGGCCAACCGGGATAG
- a CDS encoding AbrB/MazE/SpoVT family DNA-binding domain-containing protein — protein sequence MRVTSKGQVTIPRDVRRRLGIETGTEVDFEIDGDVVRLVRRTQGRGVALVEQMRGHRLSMTTDEIMALTRGES from the coding sequence ATGCGTGTCACGAGCAAGGGACAGGTGACCATCCCACGAGACGTACGACGACGTTTGGGCATCGAGACTGGGACCGAGGTCGACTTTGAGATTGACGGCGACGTCGTCCGGCTCGTGCGGCGGACCCAAGGACGCGGAGTGGCTCTTGTCGAGCAGATGCGCGGACACCGCCTGTCGATGACCACCGACGAGATCATGGCGCTGACTCGCGGCGAATCCTGA
- a CDS encoding group II intron maturase-specific domain-containing protein encodes MWLPVEEVVQDLNRFLRGCAGYFRYGHSAARFHNITQHARDRLALFIGKRHKHRPSFGRSVVAPKSTEFCGLLNPNGTVIAPRANKPWRDKPNADGERRR; translated from the coding sequence CTGTGGCTGCCGGTCGAGGAAGTGGTTCAGGACCTCAACAGGTTCCTGCGGGGCTGTGCGGGCTATTTTCGCTACGGCCATAGCGCGGCTCGCTTCCACAACATCACGCAGCACGCACGTGACCGGCTCGCGTTGTTCATCGGCAAACGGCACAAACACAGACCTAGCTTCGGCCGGTCTGTCGTGGCCCCCAAGTCGACGGAATTCTGCGGGCTGCTGAACCCGAATGGAACCGTGATCGCACCCAGGGCCAACAAGCCTTGGCGGGACAAGCCAAACGCCGACGGTGAACGGCGTAGGTAA
- a CDS encoding type II toxin-antitoxin system VapC family toxin, which yields MWLGTLVDSNVLLDVLTDDPRWGRWSAEQLARAFDAGSVAINPLIFAELSVGFERIEDIEEALPDRIERENLPWEAAFQAGRCFLRYRRRGGTRPAPLPDFYIAAHAAVTGRVLLTRDRPRHLDLLPTLEVISPD from the coding sequence ATGTGGCTCGGGACTCTGGTGGACTCCAATGTGCTACTCGATGTGCTCACCGACGACCCACGTTGGGGTAGGTGGTCTGCAGAACAGCTCGCGAGAGCATTCGATGCCGGCTCGGTCGCTATCAACCCGCTGATCTTTGCTGAACTCTCCGTGGGGTTCGAACGGATCGAGGACATTGAGGAGGCATTGCCCGATCGAATCGAACGCGAGAACCTGCCCTGGGAGGCCGCCTTCCAGGCCGGACGTTGCTTCCTACGGTACCGCCGCCGTGGTGGCACCCGCCCTGCACCGTTGCCCGACTTCTACATCGCTGCCCACGCCGCGGTGACCGGACGAGTGCTGCTCACCCGTGACCGACCCCGGCACCTGGATCTCCTGCCAACGCTGGAGGTCATCTCACCCGACTGA
- a CDS encoding DUF4436 domain-containing protein: MRLGIGVVIFIAAYIGSLVLYVNGGMGRPQQIADSQSSSTATRVVVDIEDIQSNNGVLIAILIVSPGPALLDPQTRNLKDDLSVVATSVVTASKHTWSKGEVPDVFRITMPLFGDVADWPFDRYQSGPINVQLFSGPGQVPEQATVTLVDRLLGWQVDVPDLDKADANAPYRLNVYRSPSTMAFAVLILGVLITLAGLAFFVAIQTVRGRRNFQPPMTTWYAAMLFAVMPLRNALPDSPPFGSWIDVTIVLWVIVALVVSLVLYISCWWHHLAPNVARQKK; this comes from the coding sequence GTGAGACTCGGCATAGGTGTCGTCATTTTCATCGCGGCCTATATCGGCTCACTTGTGCTGTATGTCAATGGCGGAATGGGTCGTCCACAGCAAATTGCAGACAGTCAGTCATCGAGCACCGCGACTCGGGTGGTTGTCGACATTGAAGATATTCAGTCAAACAACGGCGTGCTTATCGCTATCCTCATCGTTTCACCGGGGCCAGCGCTGCTCGACCCTCAAACCCGAAATCTCAAAGACGACCTCAGTGTGGTAGCCACGTCTGTAGTAACGGCAAGCAAGCACACATGGTCGAAGGGTGAGGTGCCCGATGTTTTTCGTATTACGATGCCCCTCTTCGGTGACGTCGCGGATTGGCCCTTTGACCGTTACCAGTCGGGGCCGATCAACGTTCAACTCTTCTCCGGCCCTGGGCAAGTACCCGAACAAGCGACGGTGACGTTGGTCGACCGTCTGCTCGGCTGGCAAGTTGACGTGCCCGACCTCGACAAGGCCGATGCCAATGCGCCGTACCGCCTGAACGTGTACCGATCACCAAGCACCATGGCGTTCGCCGTCCTCATACTCGGTGTTCTTATCACCCTTGCCGGCCTAGCATTTTTCGTTGCTATTCAGACGGTGCGTGGCCGACGAAATTTCCAGCCGCCCATGACAACGTGGTACGCGGCGATGCTCTTTGCGGTGATGCCGCTTCGAAATGCGCTACCCGACTCGCCGCCTTTCGGAAGTTGGATTGACGTCACGATCGTTCTTTGGGTGATTGTGGCGCTGGTCGTGTCGCTGGTGCTCTACATCTCTTGCTGGTGGCATCATCTGGCACCCAACGTTGCCAGGCAGAAAAAATAA